One genomic segment of Streptomyces sp. RKND-216 includes these proteins:
- a CDS encoding nicotinate-nucleotide--dimethylbenzimidazole phosphoribosyltransferase, producing the protein MPDGTLNLDAFSDLIQRPHGGLRRDAEERRARTGLPRRALGRLDELGEWLAAAQAQVPVQPIRSPRFLLFAGDHGVAELGVSARPAGSAHSLVRSALDGDSPAAILARRLEVPLRIVDMSLDCDPAELPEDVTRHRVRRSSGRLDVEDSLTGAEAEQAFRTGMALADEEADSGTDLVVLGDLSVGGTTAAGALVAALCGTDASVVTGRGGAQIDDLAWMRKCAAIRDGLRRARPVLGDQLRLLATVAGADLTAMTGFLLQSAVRRTPVILDGVVSAACALVGQRVAFRAPDWWLAGQATDEPAQAKALDRMSLEPLTDHRIVVGGGAGALMAVPLVRAAADLAAGLPTDTGAGESPEALDVT; encoded by the coding sequence ATGCCTGACGGGACCCTGAACCTCGACGCGTTCTCCGACCTCATCCAGCGGCCGCACGGCGGCCTCCGACGGGACGCGGAGGAGCGGCGGGCACGCACCGGCCTTCCCCGTCGCGCCCTGGGCCGGCTCGACGAGCTGGGGGAGTGGCTCGCCGCGGCGCAGGCACAGGTACCGGTGCAGCCGATCCGCAGCCCTCGCTTCCTGCTCTTCGCCGGCGATCACGGCGTCGCCGAACTCGGGGTCTCCGCCCGTCCGGCCGGGTCCGCCCACAGCCTCGTCCGGTCCGCGCTCGACGGCGACAGCCCGGCCGCGATCCTCGCGCGGCGGCTCGAGGTGCCGCTCCGCATCGTCGACATGTCGCTCGACTGCGATCCCGCCGAACTGCCCGAGGACGTCACCCGGCACCGTGTCCGCAGGTCCTCCGGCCGGCTGGACGTCGAGGACTCCCTCACCGGCGCCGAGGCCGAGCAGGCCTTCCGCACGGGCATGGCGCTCGCCGACGAGGAGGCGGATTCCGGGACGGACCTGGTCGTCCTCGGCGACCTGTCCGTCGGAGGCACCACGGCGGCCGGTGCCCTCGTCGCCGCCCTCTGCGGGACCGACGCGTCCGTGGTGACCGGCCGGGGCGGTGCGCAGATCGACGACCTGGCGTGGATGCGCAAGTGCGCGGCGATCCGGGACGGCCTGCGCCGCGCGCGGCCTGTGCTCGGCGACCAGCTCCGGCTGCTCGCGACCGTCGCGGGCGCGGATCTCACGGCGATGACCGGGTTCCTGCTCCAGTCGGCGGTGCGGCGGACGCCGGTGATCCTGGACGGCGTGGTCTCCGCCGCCTGCGCCCTCGTGGGCCAGCGGGTGGCCTTTCGGGCCCCCGACTGGTGGCTCGCGGGACAGGCCACGGACGAGCCCGCGCAGGCGAAGGCGCTCGACCGCATGTCGTTGGAGCCGCTCACGGACCACCGCATCGTGGTGGGCGGCGGGGCCGGTGCGCTGATGGCCGTGCCGCTGGTGCGTGCCGCGGCCGACCTGGCCGCGGGCCTGCCGACGGACACCGGAGCCGGCGAGTCCCCCGAGGCGCTCGACGTCACCTGA
- the nadA gene encoding quinolinate synthase NadA: MSTTQPLDVQPTPLALLLLGREADPSSERGVDCPGELPSPSDPDLVERARAAKEKLGDKVFVLGHHYQRDEVIEFADVTGDSFKLAREAAARPEAEYIVFCGVHFMAESADILTSARQQVVLPDLAAGCSMADMATAEQVAECWDVLTEAGVAERTVPVSYMNSSADIKAFTGRHGGTICTSSNARRALDWAFEQGEPGQNKVLFLPDQHLGRNTAVRDMGLSLDDCVVYNPHKPGGGLTTEQLRDARMILWRGHCSVHGRFSLDSVDDVRARIPGVNVLVHPECKHEVVQAADFVGSTEYIIKALEAAPAGSKWAIGTELNLVRRLANRFADEDKEVVFLDRTVCFCSTMNRIDLPHLVWALESLVEGTVVNRIEVDTKTEQYAKMALERMLALP; the protein is encoded by the coding sequence GTGTCCACCACCCAGCCCCTGGACGTGCAGCCCACGCCGCTCGCCCTGCTCCTGCTCGGCCGCGAGGCCGACCCCTCGAGCGAACGCGGCGTCGACTGTCCAGGCGAGCTCCCCTCGCCCTCCGACCCGGACCTGGTGGAGCGCGCCCGCGCGGCCAAGGAGAAGCTGGGCGACAAGGTCTTCGTGCTCGGGCACCACTACCAGCGGGACGAGGTCATCGAGTTCGCCGACGTCACCGGCGACTCCTTCAAGCTGGCCCGGGAGGCGGCCGCCCGCCCGGAGGCCGAGTACATCGTCTTCTGCGGCGTGCACTTCATGGCAGAGTCGGCCGACATCCTCACCTCCGCACGCCAGCAGGTCGTCCTCCCCGACCTCGCGGCCGGCTGCTCCATGGCCGACATGGCGACGGCGGAACAGGTCGCCGAGTGCTGGGACGTCCTGACCGAAGCGGGAGTGGCGGAGCGCACGGTGCCCGTCTCCTACATGAACTCCTCCGCCGACATCAAGGCGTTCACCGGGCGCCACGGCGGCACCATCTGCACCTCCTCCAACGCCCGCCGCGCACTGGACTGGGCCTTCGAGCAGGGGGAGCCCGGACAGAACAAGGTCCTCTTCCTTCCCGACCAGCACCTGGGCCGCAACACCGCCGTCCGGGACATGGGCCTGTCCCTGGACGACTGCGTGGTCTACAACCCGCACAAGCCGGGCGGCGGCCTCACCACCGAGCAGCTGCGCGACGCGAGGATGATCCTGTGGCGCGGCCACTGCTCGGTGCACGGCCGCTTCTCGCTGGACTCCGTCGACGACGTGCGCGCCCGCATCCCGGGCGTCAACGTCCTGGTGCACCCCGAGTGCAAGCACGAGGTGGTCCAGGCCGCGGACTTCGTCGGATCCACGGAGTACATCATCAAGGCGCTCGAGGCCGCCCCCGCGGGCTCGAAATGGGCCATCGGCACCGAGCTGAACCTCGTACGGCGGCTGGCGAACCGTTTCGCGGACGAGGACAAGGAGGTCGTCTTCCTCGACCGCACGGTGTGCTTCTGCTCGACGATGAACCGCATCGACCTCCCGCACCTGGTGTGGGCGCTGGAGTCACTGGTCGAGGGCACCGTGGTCAACCGCATCGAGGTGGACACGAAGACCGAGCAGTACGCCAAGATGGCCCTGGAGCGGATGCTGGCGCTGCCGTGA
- a CDS encoding iron-sulfur cluster assembly accessory protein yields MSVSDETAVSEGIILSDAAAVKVKSLLEQEGRDDLALRVAVQPGGCSGLRYQLFFDERSLDGDVVKDFDGVKVVTDRMSAPYLGGASIDFVDTIEKQGFTIDNPNATGSCACGDSFS; encoded by the coding sequence ATGTCCGTATCGGACGAGACCGCTGTGAGTGAGGGCATCATCCTGTCCGACGCCGCCGCGGTGAAGGTCAAGAGCCTCCTCGAGCAGGAGGGTCGTGACGACCTCGCGCTCCGCGTGGCCGTCCAGCCCGGTGGCTGCTCCGGCCTTCGGTACCAGCTCTTCTTCGACGAGCGTTCGCTCGACGGCGACGTGGTGAAGGACTTCGACGGCGTCAAGGTGGTCACCGACCGGATGAGCGCCCCCTACCTGGGCGGCGCCTCCATCGACTTCGTCGACACCATCGAGAAGCAGGGCTTCACCATCGACAACCCGAACGCCACGGGCTCCTGCGCCTGCGGCGACTCGTTCAGCTGA
- a CDS encoding carbohydrate kinase family protein, producing the protein MRIAVSGSIATDHLMTFPGRFADQFVADQLHTVSLSFLVDSLDVRRGGVAANVCFGMGCLGTRPILVGAAGEDFEEYRAWLDRHGVDTESVRISTTAHTARFVCTTDADHNQIGSFYTGAMSEARLIELQAVAERVGGLDLVCIGADDPEAMIRHTEECRTRGIPFAADFSQQIARMGGDDIRVLTEGATYLFTNEYEKGLVESKTGWSDADILDRVGTRVTTLGAKGVRIDRKGEEPLLVSPPEEEAKVDPTGVGDAFRAGFLTGLSWDVSLERAAQVGCMLATLVIETLGTQEYELRRGNFMERFTKAYGDAAAAEVQSHLG; encoded by the coding sequence GTGCGTATCGCTGTCTCCGGCTCCATCGCGACCGACCACCTGATGACCTTTCCCGGCCGTTTCGCCGACCAGTTCGTCGCGGACCAGCTGCACACGGTCTCGCTGTCCTTCCTGGTCGACTCCCTGGACGTGCGCCGCGGCGGGGTGGCGGCGAACGTCTGCTTCGGCATGGGCTGCCTCGGCACTCGCCCGATCCTGGTCGGCGCGGCCGGCGAGGACTTCGAGGAGTACCGGGCCTGGCTGGACCGGCACGGCGTGGACACCGAGTCGGTGCGCATCTCCACCACCGCGCACACCGCCCGCTTCGTGTGCACCACCGACGCCGACCACAACCAGATCGGCTCCTTCTACACCGGCGCGATGAGCGAGGCCCGGCTGATCGAACTCCAGGCCGTGGCCGAGCGCGTGGGCGGCCTGGACCTGGTGTGCATCGGCGCCGACGACCCCGAAGCGATGATCCGCCACACCGAGGAGTGCCGTACCCGCGGCATCCCCTTCGCCGCCGACTTCTCCCAGCAGATCGCGCGGATGGGGGGCGACGACATCCGCGTGCTGACGGAGGGGGCCACGTACCTCTTCACCAACGAGTACGAGAAGGGCCTCGTCGAGTCCAAGACCGGCTGGAGCGACGCGGACATCCTCGACCGGGTCGGCACCCGGGTGACCACCCTGGGCGCCAAGGGCGTGCGGATCGACCGCAAGGGGGAGGAGCCCCTCCTCGTCAGCCCGCCCGAGGAGGAGGCCAAGGTCGACCCCACCGGCGTGGGCGACGCCTTCCGCGCCGGCTTCCTCACCGGTCTGAGCTGGGACGTCTCCCTCGAACGCGCCGCGCAGGTCGGCTGCATGCTGGCCACCCTGGTCATCGAGACCCTGGGCACCCAGGAGTACGAGCTGCGTCGCGGCAACTTCATGGAGCGCTTCACCAAGGCCTACGGCGACGCCGCGGCCGCCGAGGTGCAGTCCCACCTCGGCTGA
- a CDS encoding cysteine desulfurase/sulfurtransferase TusA family protein, whose amino-acid sequence MPYFDAASSVPLHPVARQALVAALDEGWADPARLHREGRRARMLLDAARQTAAEAVGCRPDELTFTPSGTQALHTGVAGAVAGRRRAGRHLVVSAVEHSAVLHAAAAHEADGGTVAEVAVGRTGAVDPGAFAAALTEGTALACLQSANHEVGTEQPVAGVAEACRAAGVPLLVDAAQSLAWDAVDGPWSLLAGSAHKWGGPPGVGLLVVRKGTRFAPPGPSDERESGRAPGFGNLPAVVAAAASLRAVRAEAAAEAARLRALVDRVRTRVPEVVGDVEVVGDPVHRLPHVVTFSCLYVDGEALLHALDRAGFSVSSGSSCTSSTLTPSHVLRAMGVLSEGNVRVSLPPGAREEDVERFLAELPGAVASVRAQLGAPASAPDAPADIGADGGPEASKSSEDAEEDALTVDALGTLCPVPVIELAKVIGEVPVGGVITVLADDEAARLDIPAWCAMRGHTYLGAGSDGASYRIRRAA is encoded by the coding sequence GTGCCGTACTTCGACGCCGCGTCGTCCGTTCCGCTGCATCCCGTCGCCCGGCAGGCCCTGGTCGCCGCGCTGGACGAAGGCTGGGCCGACCCGGCCCGGCTCCACCGCGAGGGCCGGCGCGCGCGGATGCTTCTGGACGCCGCGCGGCAGACCGCCGCGGAGGCGGTCGGATGCCGCCCGGACGAGCTGACGTTCACCCCGTCGGGCACACAGGCCCTGCACACCGGCGTGGCCGGTGCGGTCGCAGGGCGACGGCGTGCGGGCCGGCACCTGGTGGTCTCCGCGGTGGAGCATTCCGCGGTGTTGCACGCGGCGGCCGCCCACGAGGCGGACGGCGGGACCGTCGCCGAGGTGGCCGTGGGCCGCACGGGCGCCGTCGACCCCGGCGCGTTCGCCGCCGCGCTCACCGAGGGCACCGCCCTGGCCTGCCTGCAGAGCGCCAACCACGAGGTCGGTACCGAACAGCCCGTCGCCGGAGTGGCCGAGGCGTGCCGTGCGGCGGGCGTGCCGCTGCTGGTGGACGCGGCCCAGTCGCTCGCCTGGGATGCGGTGGACGGCCCGTGGTCGTTGCTGGCCGGAAGCGCCCACAAGTGGGGCGGTCCGCCCGGAGTCGGCCTGCTCGTGGTGCGGAAGGGCACCCGCTTCGCCCCGCCGGGTCCCTCGGACGAGCGGGAGTCGGGCCGCGCCCCGGGGTTCGGGAACCTCCCGGCGGTCGTCGCCGCCGCGGCGTCGCTGCGGGCGGTGCGCGCGGAGGCCGCGGCCGAGGCCGCACGACTCCGGGCGCTGGTGGACCGCGTCCGCACCCGGGTGCCCGAAGTCGTCGGGGACGTCGAGGTGGTGGGCGACCCGGTGCACCGGCTGCCGCACGTGGTCACCTTCTCCTGCCTGTACGTGGACGGCGAGGCGCTGCTGCACGCCCTGGACCGCGCCGGGTTCTCGGTGTCCTCCGGTTCCTCCTGCACGTCGAGCACCCTGACGCCCAGCCACGTGCTGCGCGCCATGGGGGTGCTGTCCGAGGGAAACGTCCGCGTGTCGTTGCCGCCGGGTGCCCGCGAGGAAGACGTGGAACGCTTCCTGGCCGAACTCCCGGGCGCGGTGGCGTCCGTGCGCGCCCAGCTCGGCGCACCGGCGAGCGCCCCCGACGCACCGGCCGACATAGGTGCGGACGGCGGCCCGGAGGCATCAAAGTCGTCGGAGGACGCGGAGGAGGACGCCCTGACCGTGGACGCGCTCGGCACGCTGTGTCCGGTACCGGTGATCGAGCTGGCGAAGGTGATCGGCGAGGTACCCGTCGGCGGGGTGATCACGGTCCTCGCCGACGACGAGGCCGCCCGGCTTGACATTCCCGCCTGGTGCGCGATGCGCGGCCACACCTACCTGGGCGCCGGTTCGGACGGCGCGTCCTACCGGATCCGCCGGGCCGCCTGA
- the coxB gene encoding cytochrome c oxidase subunit II has protein sequence MSRRPMRRMLPQALAAGLVLATATGCTYKDFPRLGMPTPVTEEAPRILSLWQGSWAAALATGALVLGLILWSIIFHRRSHTKVEVPTQTRYNMPIEALYTVVPIIIVSVLFYFTARDEAELLKTSDKPDHVVNVVGYQWSWGFNYVENVDGDTSTDNTDSEELAAIPDRMKEAFPEGAEGVYTAGTPADRNFQNGNPGPTLWLPKGETVQFVLTSRDVIHSFWVVPFLMKQDVIPGHTNRFEVTPEMEGTYMGKCAELCGVDHSRMLFNVKIVSPERYQKHLEELAEKGQTGYIPAGVATIGDTRNAETNNP, from the coding sequence ATGTCACGGCGCCCGATGCGGCGGATGCTGCCGCAGGCGCTGGCTGCGGGACTGGTCCTGGCTACCGCCACCGGTTGCACCTACAAGGACTTCCCCCGCCTCGGCATGCCCACCCCGGTGACGGAGGAGGCGCCGCGGATCCTCTCCCTGTGGCAGGGCTCGTGGGCGGCTGCGCTCGCCACGGGCGCCCTGGTGCTCGGGCTGATCCTGTGGAGCATCATCTTCCACCGGCGTTCGCACACCAAGGTGGAGGTCCCGACACAGACCCGGTACAACATGCCCATCGAGGCGCTGTACACCGTGGTCCCGATCATCATCGTGTCGGTCCTCTTCTACTTCACGGCCCGTGACGAGGCCGAGCTCCTGAAGACCTCCGACAAGCCGGACCACGTCGTCAACGTGGTGGGCTACCAGTGGAGCTGGGGCTTCAACTACGTCGAGAACGTCGACGGCGACACCTCCACGGACAACACGGACTCCGAGGAACTCGCCGCCATCCCGGACCGGATGAAGGAGGCGTTCCCGGAGGGCGCCGAGGGCGTCTACACCGCGGGCACGCCGGCCGACCGGAACTTCCAGAACGGCAACCCGGGCCCGACCTTGTGGCTGCCGAAGGGCGAGACCGTCCAGTTCGTGCTGACCTCGCGGGACGTCATCCACTCCTTCTGGGTGGTTCCCTTCCTGATGAAGCAGGACGTCATCCCCGGCCACACCAACCGCTTCGAGGTGACTCCCGAGATGGAGGGCACCTACATGGGCAAGTGTGCCGAGCTGTGCGGTGTGGACCACTCCCGGATGCTCTTCAACGTCAAGATCGTTTCGCCGGAGCGCTACCAGAAGCACCTGGAAGAGCTGGCGGAGAAGGGCCAGACCGGTTACATCCCGGCGGGTGTCGCGACCATCGGCGACACCAGGAATGCGGAGACGAATAACCCGTGA
- the ctaD gene encoding cytochrome c oxidase subunit I — translation MSILNEPQGAAEDTIAAQSGLSSQRRKEPGNVVVKWLTTTDHKTIGSLYLITSFFFFVIGGVMALFMRAELARPGTQILSNEQFNQAFTMHGTVMLLMFATPLFAGFANWIMPLQIGAPDVAFPRLNMFAYWLYLFGSLIAVGGFLTPQGSASFGWFAYAPLSSEVYSPGIGADMWIMGLAFSGFGTILGSVNFITTIICMRMPGMTMFRMPIFTWNVLLTGVLVLLAFPVLAAALLVLESDRKFGSMVFDSSNGGALLWQHLFWFFGHPEVYIIALPFFGIVSEVIPVFSRKPMFGYIGLIGATIAIAGLSVTVWAHHMYVTGGVLLPFFSFMTFLIAVPTGVKFFNWIGTMWKGSLSFETPMLWTIGFLVTFTFGGLTGVILASPPLDFHVSDSYFVVAHFHYVVFGTVVFAMFAGFHFWWPKFTGKMLDERLGKITFWTLFIGFHGTFLVQHWLGAEGMPRRYADYLAADGFTALNTISTISSFLLGMSLLPFFYNVWKTAKHGKKIEVDDPWGYGRSLEWATSCPPPRHNFVTLPRVRSESPAFDLHHPEIAALDQIEDTGQRDVVDPGKEAATGKEVGK, via the coding sequence GTGAGCATCCTCAACGAACCCCAGGGTGCCGCCGAGGACACGATCGCTGCCCAGAGCGGTCTCTCCTCGCAGCGCCGCAAGGAGCCCGGCAACGTCGTGGTGAAGTGGCTGACGACCACCGACCACAAGACGATCGGGTCGCTGTACCTCATCACTTCGTTCTTCTTCTTCGTCATCGGCGGCGTGATGGCGCTCTTCATGCGCGCCGAACTCGCCCGCCCGGGCACGCAGATCCTGTCGAACGAGCAGTTCAATCAGGCGTTCACCATGCATGGCACGGTCATGCTGCTGATGTTCGCCACTCCGCTGTTCGCGGGCTTCGCGAACTGGATCATGCCGCTCCAGATCGGCGCGCCCGACGTGGCGTTCCCGCGGCTGAACATGTTCGCCTACTGGCTCTACCTCTTCGGTTCGCTGATCGCGGTCGGCGGCTTCCTCACCCCGCAGGGGTCGGCGAGCTTCGGCTGGTTCGCGTACGCGCCGCTGAGCAGCGAGGTCTACTCGCCGGGCATCGGCGCGGACATGTGGATCATGGGTCTGGCCTTCTCCGGCTTCGGCACCATCCTCGGCTCGGTCAACTTCATCACCACCATCATCTGCATGCGCATGCCCGGCATGACGATGTTCCGGATGCCGATCTTCACCTGGAACGTGCTGCTCACCGGTGTGCTGGTGCTGCTGGCCTTCCCGGTGCTGGCCGCCGCGCTGCTGGTGCTGGAGTCGGACCGCAAGTTCGGCTCGATGGTCTTCGACTCGTCCAACGGCGGCGCGCTGCTCTGGCAGCACCTGTTCTGGTTCTTCGGCCATCCCGAGGTGTACATCATCGCGCTGCCGTTCTTCGGCATCGTCTCGGAGGTCATCCCGGTCTTCAGCCGCAAGCCGATGTTCGGCTACATCGGCCTGATCGGTGCGACGATCGCCATCGCCGGCCTGTCGGTGACGGTGTGGGCGCACCACATGTACGTGACGGGCGGCGTGCTCCTGCCGTTCTTCTCGTTCATGACGTTCCTCATCGCGGTGCCGACGGGCGTGAAGTTCTTCAACTGGATCGGCACGATGTGGAAGGGCTCGCTGTCCTTCGAGACGCCGATGCTCTGGACGATCGGCTTCCTGGTCACCTTCACCTTCGGTGGTCTGACCGGTGTCATCCTGGCCTCGCCGCCGCTGGACTTCCACGTCTCCGACAGCTACTTCGTGGTGGCGCACTTCCACTACGTCGTGTTCGGTACGGTCGTCTTCGCAATGTTCGCCGGGTTCCACTTCTGGTGGCCGAAGTTCACCGGCAAGATGCTCGACGAACGGCTCGGCAAGATCACCTTCTGGACCCTCTTCATCGGCTTCCACGGCACCTTCCTGGTCCAGCACTGGCTGGGCGCCGAGGGCATGCCGCGCCGGTACGCCGACTACCTGGCCGCCGACGGGTTCACCGCGCTGAACACCATCTCGACGATCAGCTCCTTCCTGCTGGGCATGTCCCTCCTGCCGTTCTTCTACAACGTCTGGAAGACCGCCAAGCACGGGAAAAAGATCGAGGTCGACGACCCGTGGGGGTACGGCCGTTCGCTGGAGTGGGCGACCTCGTGCCCGCCGCCGCGGCACAACTTCGTCACCCTGCCGCGCGTGCGGTCCGAATCTCCCGCGTTCGACCTGCACCATCCCGAGATCGCCGCCCTGGACCAGATCGAGGACACCGGGCAGCGTGACGTCGTCGACCCGGGCAAGGAAGCCGCCACCGGCAAGGAGGTCGGGAAGTGA
- a CDS encoding cytochrome c oxidase subunit 4, whose translation MKIQGQMFIWLSFFMLAMAIIYGVWSKEPVGTTALFLTFGLAMMIGFYLAFTARRVDVGPQDEKEADVADDAGEVGFFSPHSWQPFALALGGALAFLGIIFGWWLFFFSLPVVLIGLFGWFFEYYRGEAQNQ comes from the coding sequence GTGAAGATCCAGGGACAGATGTTCATCTGGCTTTCCTTCTTCATGCTGGCCATGGCGATCATCTACGGCGTCTGGTCGAAGGAGCCGGTCGGCACGACCGCGCTCTTCCTCACCTTCGGTCTGGCCATGATGATCGGCTTCTATCTGGCGTTCACCGCACGCCGGGTGGACGTCGGCCCGCAGGACGAGAAGGAGGCGGACGTCGCCGACGACGCCGGCGAGGTGGGCTTCTTCAGCCCGCACAGCTGGCAGCCGTTCGCCCTGGCCCTCGGCGGCGCCCTGGCCTTCCTGGGCATCATCTTCGGCTGGTGGCTGTTCTTCTTCTCGCTGCCCGTGGTGCTCATCGGCCTCTTCGGCTGGTTCTTCGAGTACTACCGCGGCGAGGCGCAGAACCAGTAG
- a CDS encoding Ig-like domain-containing protein → MTDIRKRRTAVSCALLLGPLAVGLTACGEDGHPLAAAPYDAGSQVELSAEDGSDDVDYRKPLVVTAEDDEALLTDVVATDAGGRHVRGRLSEDGTRWHSTAPLAAGTRYTVRVSTENEDGEPGRRTVRFGTRPSDGKKFTVTFGPEKGEYGVGQPLVAELSHKVKGREQRETVERALNVRSTPRAQGGWHWVDAQTLHYRPKEYWPSHASISVSAALEGIKIRDGLRGGVSKPLSIRTDDRVEGTVDLAAHTLTVTRDGEEARTIPISAGKPGFRTRVGVKVILGKTQFLRMTSGSIGIPAGSSESYDLPVYWNARLTHSGEFLHAAPWSSGSQGIANTSHGCTGMSTENAKWLFGLVQKGDVFTYVNGDGGEQMPAFGNGFGDWNLSWSEWREGSALTGEGKPAQAPLGDIEFAQARLRFQA, encoded by the coding sequence ATGACTGACATACGGAAGCGCCGCACGGCGGTGAGCTGCGCCCTTCTGCTGGGGCCCCTGGCGGTGGGGCTCACCGCCTGCGGAGAGGACGGTCATCCACTGGCGGCCGCCCCGTACGACGCCGGAAGCCAGGTCGAGCTGAGCGCCGAGGACGGCAGCGACGACGTCGACTACCGCAAGCCCCTCGTGGTCACCGCCGAGGACGACGAGGCCCTCCTCACCGACGTGGTCGCCACGGACGCCGGCGGACGGCACGTGCGCGGCAGGCTCTCCGAGGACGGCACCCGCTGGCACAGCACGGCACCGCTCGCCGCAGGCACCCGTTACACCGTCCGGGTGAGCACCGAGAACGAGGACGGCGAGCCGGGACGCCGCACCGTCCGCTTCGGGACGCGGCCCTCCGACGGCAAGAAGTTCACCGTCACCTTCGGCCCCGAGAAGGGCGAGTACGGCGTCGGCCAGCCGCTCGTCGCCGAGCTCAGTCACAAGGTCAAGGGTCGCGAGCAGCGGGAGACCGTGGAGCGCGCACTGAACGTCCGCTCCACCCCTCGGGCGCAGGGCGGCTGGCACTGGGTGGATGCGCAGACGCTGCACTACCGGCCCAAGGAGTACTGGCCCTCGCACGCCTCCATATCCGTCTCGGCGGCGCTGGAGGGGATCAAGATACGCGACGGCCTCCGCGGCGGCGTCTCCAAGCCGCTGAGCATACGCACCGACGACCGTGTCGAAGGCACCGTCGACCTCGCCGCGCACACCCTGACCGTCACCCGGGACGGCGAGGAGGCGCGCACCATCCCGATCAGCGCCGGCAAGCCCGGGTTCCGCACCCGGGTCGGCGTCAAGGTGATCCTCGGCAAGACCCAGTTCCTCCGCATGACCAGCGGGAGTATCGGCATCCCCGCGGGCAGCTCCGAGTCCTACGACCTGCCGGTCTACTGGAACGCCCGCCTCACCCACAGCGGCGAGTTCCTGCACGCCGCGCCCTGGTCCTCCGGGTCGCAGGGCATCGCCAACACCAGCCACGGCTGCACCGGCATGAGCACCGAGAACGCCAAGTGGCTCTTCGGCCTCGTGCAGAAGGGCGACGTGTTCACCTACGTCAACGGCGACGGCGGCGAGCAGATGCCCGCGTTCGGCAACGGCTTCGGCGACTGGAACCTGAGCTGGTCCGAGTGGCGCGAGGGCAGCGCCCTCACCGGCGAGGGCAAGCCCGCCCAGGCGCCTCTGGGCGACATCGAGTTCGCTCAGGCCCGCCTCCGCTTCCAGGCCTGA
- a CDS encoding response regulator transcription factor → MQPTATVLVYSDDANTREQVRLAAGRRPAADAPQIEYVECATLPALLSTLEERTVDVCVLDGEAVPAGGMGVCRQIKDEIFRCPPVLLLIGRPEDAWLATWSRAEAAVSHPVDPVALADALAGLLRGDHRSAGAAGAA, encoded by the coding sequence ATGCAGCCGACCGCCACGGTGCTGGTCTACAGCGACGACGCCAACACCCGGGAGCAGGTCCGGCTCGCGGCGGGGCGGCGCCCCGCCGCGGACGCCCCGCAGATCGAGTACGTGGAGTGCGCGACGCTGCCCGCCCTGCTGTCCACCCTGGAGGAGCGGACGGTCGACGTGTGCGTGCTGGACGGGGAGGCCGTGCCGGCCGGCGGCATGGGCGTGTGCCGCCAGATCAAGGACGAGATCTTCCGCTGCCCGCCCGTGCTGCTGCTGATCGGCCGCCCGGAGGACGCCTGGCTGGCGACCTGGAGCCGGGCCGAGGCCGCGGTGTCGCACCCGGTCGACCCGGTCGCCCTCGCGGACGCGCTGGCCGGCCTGCTGCGCGGCGACCACCGCAGCGCGGGCGCCGCGGGCGCCGCCTGA